AGCACTCCATCGAAGCCCTGCGCCAGCAATGATTCCGCCTCACCCTCGGCACGCTCCAGCACCGGGCTCAGGCCACGCTCGCGCAGCAGCACCTCCAGCAGCGCCACACTCATCGCCGACTGCGCCGTCAGCGCCACCCGCCGCAACTCCTCCAGCGGGCGCGTGTGAAACAGGTTCACCGAGTACACCGGCCCCAGCACCGCCACACTGAAATCCGGCAGGGCCTCCAGCACATCCGCGTTCCGGATGAACTCAACGGCGCTGATGTTCGCGATGTCCACCTGCCCGGACAGCAGCGCCGCATTCATCTGCGTCGGCACGCCCGTGATTGCGCTCACGCCTTCAGGTAACACCAGCGAATCCAGAATCGGCGCGACATTCGTGAAATGAATCCAACCCGCGCGGTACGGGTCGGGCGTTCCCCAGTCCACCTGCGCGACCTCTCCGGCGATCAGCGCGGCGCGCTGTCCCGCATTCCGGACGGGATACTCGGAGGGAACGGGCGGCTGACTGAATCCGAAACGCACGGTGCGGCCTTCCAGACTCCTCAGATCCGGAATCCGCGGGTCCTGGGGGGAGCTCTCGCGGTTCATCTGGCCGTACAGGTACACCTGGGTGTCGTTCACGATGTTCAGGTCCTCTACCCGGTCGCGGTAATTCCAGGCGTACTCCTGCGCCACACCCTCCACCCACGTCGTCACGGGCGCACCCGAGCGGTAGAAGGCATGCCACACGTCACCCAGGCCAAGTTCCAGCCGGCCCAGCTGCTGTTCTCCCAGCGTGCAGCGTCCACTGAGCGGATCGGGTGCCGGCCACTCCTGACAGGAGAAGCGCAGGAACTTGAAGCCCCGCGTCCAGTCGACGCCCCGATGCGTGGCGCGGCTGATGATCAATTCCCCCTGCACGGCGCTGTCCGGCGCAGGCTGGGCGCCCAGCCGGAACAGGACACTCCAGTAGGGCGAGGTGACCGGATCGGCGTCGGGCGGGTAGGGGAGAACGTGGTCGATCACGCCCTCCACCACATGTGGGGCCGCCTGACCCGTGTCCAGGACGGTCTCGTATTCCGTCACGGGATGACCTGCACGCTGACGGCCTGCCAGTGGCCGTCCTGACGGGCGTAGACGCGCAGGAAGCTCTGCACGCGCTGACCTGCGGCGTAGAGGGTGCCGCGTGTGATGGCCGTGTCGCCGTGCACCCGGGCGGCGTGCCGTTCGAAGATCAGTGGGGTGGTGGGGTTGGTCTGCATGCCGGTCAGGAGTTCCTGTTTCGTGACGGTGGTGCCGTCGTGGTAGAAGCCCAGCCAGTCGTCGGCCAGCACCGTGGTCAGGCGTCCTGGGTCGCGGTGGTGGTACGCGGCGTTCCAGCGGTCGTCCAGGGCGAGGATCAGGTCGAGGTCGCTGGGGTGGCCGGGCATGGGCTTCAGTCGGCGGCTTCGGTGGCCGGGGTGCGGGGGAAGGTCGCCAGTTCGTTGTAGTACGCGTCGCGCAGGACGGGGGTGCGGCCGGCGTGCTGGATCATGCGGATCATGCCCTGCTCGCTGAGTTTCATGGGGCTGGTCGCTCCGGCGGCGTGCGCGATGTGTTCCTCCTGGATGGTGCCGTCGATGTCGGACACGCCCCAGTCGAGGCTGACCTGCGTGAGTTCGCTGCCGATCATCACCCAGTAGCCCTTGATGTGCGGGAAGTTGTCGAGGTAGATGCGGGCCACGGCGAGGTTACGCAGGTCGTCGAGGCCGGTGGTGAAGTCGGTCTTGCCGAGGTTCTGCGCGAGGTTGTTCCCGAGCGGCTGGAATGCCAGCGGAATGAACGCGTGGAAGCCGCCGCCGAAGCGGGCCACCGAGTCGTCCTGCAACGTTCGCAGGCGGTCCATGTGATCCAGGCGTTCCTCGAGGGTCTCGATGTGGCCGTACAGCATGGTGGCGTTTGTGCGCATGCCCAGGGAGTGCGCCTCGCTGTGAATCTGGAGCCACTTCTCGGCCTTGACCTTGTTTCTGGCGACCTGGAGGCGTACGCGGTCGGCGAAGATCTCGGCGCCGCCGCCGGGCATGGCGGCCAGTCCGGCGGCCTGGAGTTCACGCAGGACGTCCAGGGTGGGTTTCTTGCTGATGCGGCTCAGGTGTTCGATCTCGGCGGCGGTGAAGGCCTTGACCTGCAGGTCCGGGAAGGCTTCGCGCAGGCCGCGCACCATTTCGGGGTAGTACTCCCACTTGTGGTTGGGGTGGTGGCCGCTGCTCATGTGCAGTTCGGTGATGCCGGGCATGTAGCGGCGGCGGACCTGTTCGGCGACCTGTTCGGGGCTGTAGTCCCAGGCGCGTTCCTCGTTCTTGTGCGCGGCGAACGCGCAGAAGGTGCAGCCCACGTAGCAGATGTTCGTGAATTCCAGCCGCATGGAGTGCACGAAGTACACCCGGTCGCCGTGCAGTTGCTGCTTGCGCAGGTTCGCCAGTCTCATCAGGGTGTTCAGGTCGCGGGTGTCGTACAGCTGCATGCCCTCGGCGAAGGTCAGGCGCTCGCCCGCCTCGACCTTCTGCACGATGGGCGCGAGTGCCGGGTCGGAAAGCCACTTCATACCGCGCAGCATACGCCCGCCCGGCGCGCGGGAATGTCCCCGAATCCTGCAATGCCCGCACGCCCGCATGAAT
The Deinococcus seoulensis DNA segment above includes these coding regions:
- a CDS encoding nuclear transport factor 2 family protein, which codes for MPGHPSDLDLILALDDRWNAAYHHRDPGRLTTVLADDWLGFYHDGTTVTKQELLTGMQTNPTTPLIFERHAARVHGDTAITRGTLYAAGQRVQSFLRVYARQDGHWQAVSVQVIP
- a CDS encoding menaquinone biosynthetic enzyme MqnA/MqnD family protein produces the protein MDWGTPDPYRAGWIHFTNVAPILDSLVLPEGVSAITGVPTQMNAALLSGQVDIANISAVEFIRNADVLEALPDFSVAVLGPVYSVNLFHTRPLEELRRVALTAQSAMSVALLEVLLRERGLSPVLERAEGEAESLLAQGFDGVLRIGDSALREWYGVVGPLTPETTMTSLPHSARGITVTDLAEEWFRLTGHPFTFAVWAYRKDRPPPLALVRAMREARRDGIGHLADVAARHARKLGLPERVVQHYLWNFRYHLEAPDRLGLHEFAAKAVPGHAPLTFGPRPGQE
- the mqnE gene encoding aminofutalosine synthase MqnE, translated to MKWLSDPALAPIVQKVEAGERLTFAEGMQLYDTRDLNTLMRLANLRKQQLHGDRVYFVHSMRLEFTNICYVGCTFCAFAAHKNEERAWDYSPEQVAEQVRRRYMPGITELHMSSGHHPNHKWEYYPEMVRGLREAFPDLQVKAFTAAEIEHLSRISKKPTLDVLRELQAAGLAAMPGGGAEIFADRVRLQVARNKVKAEKWLQIHSEAHSLGMRTNATMLYGHIETLEERLDHMDRLRTLQDDSVARFGGGFHAFIPLAFQPLGNNLAQNLGKTDFTTGLDDLRNLAVARIYLDNFPHIKGYWVMIGSELTQVSLDWGVSDIDGTIQEEHIAHAAGATSPMKLSEQGMIRMIQHAGRTPVLRDAYYNELATFPRTPATEAAD